DNA from Branchiostoma lanceolatum isolate klBraLanc5 chromosome 6, klBraLanc5.hap2, whole genome shotgun sequence:
CCTCCTCCGACAGAGTCTCTCTATCCATAGACCCACGGCCAGTCTCCATCTCCATGGACACAGGGTCTGACCCACCCTCCTCCGACAGAGTCTCTCTATCCATAGACCCACGGCCAGTCTCCATCTCCATGGACACAGGGTCTGACCCACCCTCCTCCGACAGAGTCTCTCTATCCATAGACCCACGGCCAGTCTCCATCTCTATGGACCCAGGGCCTGACCCACCCTCCTCCGACAGAGTCTCTCTATCCATAGACCCACGGCCAGTCTCCATCTCTATGGACACAGGGCCGGTACCACCCTCCTCCGACAGAGTCTCTCTATCCATAGACCCACGGCCAGTCTCCATCTCTATGGACACAGGGCCTGACCCACCCTCCTCCGACAGAGTCTCTCTATCCATAGACCCACGGCCAGTCTCCATCTCTATGGACCCAGGGCCTGACCCACCCTCCTCCGACAGAGTCTCACCATCCATAGACCCACGGCCAGTCTCAATATCTATGGACCCAGGGCCGGTACCACCCTCCTCAGGCAAAGACTCTGCGGGCATTGGGGTGTGTGACAATGAAATATATACATCAGGTGTATGGTCATCAACAAGATACTTAACAAACAGGCTCTTCAGAACCTGGTTTTTTAGCACAATGTTGGACAGTGTTTTGGTGGCTTCCCCTCCAAGGATGTCTATCACATCAACCTTAAACAGCTTACCACAAAGGGATTCAAGACTTAatccaaacaaaaacatattgtCATTGACCAAAAAGAGTCCACCCCTGTTTTTCCTGTCTAAGTGTTCAAGACTGAATGGAAACCGGGAATTGTCTTGAAGGGTGATTTGGTCTGCCCTTGTAGTACAACAAAGTGCCTTCATCTGTCGGTATTCAGCAATTTTGGCTTCATTCTCTCTAGCCTTCTTACCGTAACACCTCTGTCTGAGCAAGGATTTCAACTTAGACTCCAGGTTATCCAAGACACGGTAGATGGCCCATCCCATTAGATACCGGACCTTCCCACAGTTTGCTTTGGACATGTCAAAATGACTTGTATCTGGTTGCACTTGATACAAGTCTTCTTCCACTTTCTTTGCAACCTCTGAGATAGGATCTAAgatatttgcaacatatttATATATCTGCCTTGTCAACTTGCTCAGCAGATCACAAGCTATGTCAGTAGGAATGTCTGTCTGGCTAATGACTTGGCTCCATCTGCCCTTTGTTTCCTGGTGATTTTCGATGGAACCAAGCTTTGAAATGTGTGTtgtgaaagcctttcttggcaCAACATCAGTTCCTTTAGCCTTGTCAGCCTTTTTCCCTTCAGAGAACATTTCGTCTACCTGGAAAATAAGGTATCCAACCATTGACTTGACGACATCTTTGTTGCTGTCCAACTTAACAGCAGAGTCAAAGAGATTTGGGCAGATTGGTTTAACATCTTCCCTTAGCAAATGTAATATACTGTTAACACTATATTCTTCTGGAACAATAATGTGGTCAAATGTTTCCTCTGAGTCTGACCTTCCACACCGTTCAACTGTATTACTACAGCTCTGCCTCTCCACAACAGGTTCACAGAGCAGAGATTTCGAAACCCTGGGGGCCACCAAGTCATGTAGTGTATGAACAGAAGACTCATAGAAACGCAAAACATATGGATGTGGCTTCATGGCATGTTTCACGTAGCCTGGCAGTACACGTACCATATCaggtgatgttggccttgtatATGCCGTGTACTGCTGTCCAGGAGCAAACATACTAAAATCTACAATCTCAACATTTCTTAATGTGCTGCCCTGGCTCTTATGCACAGTCATTGAAAATCCTAACTGCAACGGGAACTGAAACCTTGCAGCAAGCAAGCGACGGTTGTCATAGTGACCGAACATTTGTTGTTCCATGATGTATGTCTCTCCTGTTTCAAATGTTACCATGGGCTTATTATTAGAAAATCCTTTAACCACCCCTCCAAGGCCATTCACAAGTCTGGGGGAGACATGAAACAGGTTTCTGAGTAGTACAACAGGGGCTCCTATCTTAAGACTTAGAATAGAAGGAACCTGGCAAAGCTTGTCAAGCATTGCTGTATCTCTCCCCAAGTCCTGGGCAGCAAATCGCGT
Protein-coding regions in this window:
- the LOC136436589 gene encoding uncharacterized protein, giving the protein MVSLSDEQLHVCSLAEDYNIFVSGRAGSGKSVVVRQIITNMVAKYGEEGVAVLAPTGKAALLINGRTVHSFFGLGVGQREAGAVYQQLDTESVMRIGRLKVFICDEVSMLSASVFSKVDCLLKLVKRSHLPFGGVRLVLAGDFFQLPPIDRRDDHTPDYCFLNESWLNSVDICVFLSGVFRQDNAQYLEMLDNLRLGRRTPACLDLIAKLTRPLPKVAVRLYSLRQDMEVYNQQKLDSMEGVETRFAAQDLGRDTAMLDKLCQVPSILSLKIGAPVVLLRNLFHVSPRLVNGLGGVVKGFSNNKPMVTFETGETYIMEQQMFGHYDNRRLLAARFQFPLQLGFSMTVHKSQGSTLRNVEIVDFSMFAPGQQYTAYTRPTSPDMVRVLPGYVKHAMKPHPYVLRFYESSVHTLHDLVAPRVSKSLLCEPVVERQSCSNTVERCGRSDSEETFDHIIVPEEYSVNSILHLLREDVKPICPNLFDSAVKLDSNKDVVKSMVGYLIFQVDEMFSEGKKADKAKGTDVVPRKAFTTHISKLGSIENHQETKGRWSQVISQTDIPTDIACDLLSKLTRQIYKYVANILDPISEVAKKVEEDLYQVQPDTSHFDMSKANCGKVRYLMGWAIYRVLDNLESKLKSLLRQRCYGKKARENEAKIAEYRQMKALCCTTRADQITLQDNSRFPFSLEHLDRKNRGGLFLVNDNMFLFGLSLESLCGKLFKVDVIDILGGEATKTLSNIVLKNQVLKSLFVKYLVDDHTPDVYISLSHTPMPAESLPEEGGTGPGSIDIETGRGSMDGETLSEEGGSGPGSIEMETGRGSMDRETLSEEGGSGPVSIEMETGRGSMDRETLSEEGGTGPVSIEMETGRGSMDRETLSEEGGSGPGSIEMETGRGSMDRETLSEEGGSDPVSMEMETGRGSMDRETLSEEGGSDPVSMEMETGRGSMDRETLSEEGGTGPVSIEMETGRGSMDRETLSEEGGSGPVSIEMETGRGSMDRETLSEEGGSDPVSMEMETGHGSMDSETLSEEGGSGPVSMEMETGRGSMDRETLSEEGGSDPVSIEMETGRGSMDRETLSEEGGSGPVSIEMETGRGSMDRETLSEEGGSGSVSMEEKLFDLIAGKYLNMRNKEFARKVSESVNTQKETALRPSLQAKSKKASPLTFELFLDDKTDRKDFTHLHLKSLAVKGTDSFAMFTAVQMRLLLVCYGKVMKNNSKKDIINALCEQLRSNDHMLYPQYLTKSYFEMMKKGDLVPQFGLQSGHLNQTVEGSQNRDTTRQRAQRFCPTEDQSRILKDDHLNGNSAHLHQTRANQFGVLLSQIKRWHQTFKKKNSNNVDSQN